Proteins from a single region of Streptomyces glaucescens:
- a CDS encoding NADH-quinone oxidoreductase subunit G: MTVTTSAPSGGGEAAVPPEDLVTLTIDGVEISVPKGTLVIRAAEQLGIEIPRFCDHPLLDPAGACRQCIVEVEGQRKPMASCTITCTDGMVVKTQLTSPVAEKAQRGVMELLLINHPLDCPVCDKGGECPLQNQAMSHGNAESRFEGRKRTYEKPVPISAQVLLDRERCVLCARCTRFSNQVAGDPMIELIERGALQQVGTGEGDPFESYFSGNTIQICPVGALTSAAYRFRSRPFDLVSSPSVCEHCSGGCATRTDHRRGKVMRRLAAFDPEVNEEWICDKGRFAFRYAQQRDRLETPLVRNAEGVLEPASWPQALEAAARGLLAARGRTGVLTGGRLTVEDAYAYSKFARVALGTNDIDFRARVHSAEEADFLAARIAGRGRDLDGTGVTYSALEQAPAVLLAGFESEEEAPGVFLRLRKAWRKHGQRVFALATHATRGLTKAGGTLLPAAPGTETEWLDALASQVGLEGDGAAAAEALRADGAVIVVGERLAAVAGGLTAAVRAATATGARLVWIPRRAGERGAVEAGALPSLLPGGRPATDPRAREEVAAVWGLAELPHRYGRDTGQIIEAAAGGELRALVVAGVEVADLPDPARAREALAEVGFLVSLELRPSEVTAHADVVLPVAAVAEKAGTFLNWEGRVRLFEAALKPDQMTRRLAPADARVLHMLADAMDVHLGLPDLRTVRAELDRLGAWDGPRATGPLETAAPLPRPAAGEAVLAGHRLLLDQGVLQEGDEALAGTRHAAHARLSAATAAEAGVKEGDALAVTGPAGTVALPLEITEMPDRVVWLPLNSTGGGVASETGALPGSLVRIGPATLTAEAPKEVEA; encoded by the coding sequence ATGACCGTGACCACCAGCGCTCCCTCCGGAGGAGGAGAGGCGGCGGTCCCCCCGGAGGACCTCGTGACGCTGACCATCGACGGCGTCGAGATCAGCGTGCCCAAGGGCACCCTGGTCATCCGCGCCGCCGAGCAGCTCGGCATCGAGATCCCGCGCTTCTGCGACCACCCCCTCCTCGACCCGGCCGGCGCCTGCCGCCAGTGCATCGTCGAGGTCGAGGGCCAGCGCAAGCCCATGGCGTCCTGCACGATCACGTGTACGGACGGAATGGTCGTGAAGACTCAACTGACCTCACCGGTCGCCGAGAAGGCCCAGCGCGGTGTGATGGAGCTGCTGCTCATCAACCACCCGCTGGACTGCCCCGTCTGCGACAAGGGCGGCGAGTGCCCGCTGCAGAACCAGGCGATGTCGCACGGCAACGCCGAGTCCCGCTTCGAGGGCAGGAAGCGCACCTACGAGAAGCCCGTGCCGATCTCCGCGCAGGTGCTGCTCGACCGCGAGCGGTGCGTGCTGTGCGCGCGCTGCACCCGGTTCTCCAACCAGGTCGCGGGCGACCCGATGATCGAGCTGATCGAGCGGGGCGCGCTCCAGCAGGTCGGCACCGGCGAGGGCGACCCGTTCGAGTCGTACTTCTCCGGCAACACCATCCAGATCTGCCCGGTCGGCGCGCTCACCTCGGCGGCGTACCGGTTCCGCTCCCGCCCCTTCGACCTGGTCTCCTCGCCGTCGGTGTGCGAGCACTGCTCGGGCGGCTGCGCCACCCGCACCGACCACCGGCGCGGCAAGGTCATGCGGCGGCTGGCCGCCTTCGACCCCGAGGTCAACGAGGAGTGGATCTGCGACAAGGGCCGCTTCGCGTTCCGGTACGCGCAGCAGCGGGACCGGCTGGAGACCCCGCTGGTCAGGAACGCCGAAGGAGTCCTGGAGCCCGCCTCCTGGCCACAGGCCCTGGAGGCCGCGGCGCGGGGACTGCTCGCCGCGCGCGGCCGGACCGGGGTCCTGACCGGCGGCCGGCTCACCGTCGAGGACGCCTACGCGTACAGCAAGTTCGCGCGCGTGGCGCTCGGCACCAACGACATCGACTTCCGCGCGCGCGTGCACAGCGCCGAGGAGGCCGACTTCCTCGCCGCGCGGATCGCCGGCCGCGGCCGCGACCTGGACGGCACCGGCGTCACCTACTCCGCCCTGGAGCAGGCCCCGGCGGTGCTGCTGGCCGGTTTCGAGTCCGAGGAGGAGGCGCCCGGCGTCTTCCTGCGGCTGCGCAAGGCCTGGCGCAAGCACGGGCAGCGGGTGTTCGCGCTGGCCACCCACGCCACCCGGGGCCTGACGAAGGCGGGCGGCACGCTGCTGCCGGCCGCGCCCGGCACCGAGACCGAGTGGCTGGACGCGCTCGCGAGCCAGGTCGGCCTGGAGGGCGACGGGGCCGCGGCCGCCGAGGCGCTGCGCGCCGACGGCGCGGTGATCGTCGTCGGCGAGCGGCTCGCCGCCGTCGCCGGGGGCCTCACCGCCGCCGTCCGGGCCGCCACGGCGACCGGCGCGCGGCTCGTGTGGATCCCGCGGCGGGCGGGGGAGCGCGGGGCCGTCGAGGCCGGTGCGCTGCCGTCGCTGCTGCCGGGCGGGCGCCCGGCCACCGACCCCCGCGCGCGGGAGGAGGTCGCCGCCGTCTGGGGGCTGGCCGAACTCCCGCACCGCTACGGCCGGGACACCGGCCAGATCATCGAGGCCGCCGCCGGCGGCGAGCTGCGGGCGCTGGTCGTCGCCGGGGTCGAGGTCGCGGACCTGCCGGACCCGGCACGCGCGCGTGAGGCGCTCGCCGAGGTCGGCTTCCTGGTCTCGCTCGAACTGCGGCCCAGCGAGGTCACCGCACACGCGGACGTCGTGCTGCCGGTCGCCGCGGTCGCCGAGAAGGCGGGCACCTTCCTCAACTGGGAGGGCCGGGTGCGCCTCTTCGAGGCCGCGCTCAAGCCCGACCAGATGACCCGGCGCCTCGCGCCCGCCGACGCGCGCGTGCTGCACATGCTCGCCGACGCCATGGACGTCCACCTGGGCCTGCCGGACCTGCGGACCGTGCGCGCGGAGCTGGACCGGCTCGGCGCCTGGGACGGCCCGCGCGCCACCGGGCCGCTGGAGACGGCGGCCCCGCTGCCCCGCCCCGCCGCCGGGGAGGCGGTGCTCGCCGGACACCGGCTGCTGCTCGACCAGGGCGTCCTCCAGGAGGGCGACGAGGCCCTGGCCGGCACCCGGCACGCCGCGCACGCGCGCCTGTCGGCCGCGACGGCCGCCGAGGCCGGCGTCAAGGAGGGCGACGCGCTCGCGGTGACCGGTCCCGCCGGAACCGTCGCACTGCCGCTGGAGATCACCGAGATGCCCGACCGCGTGGTGTGGCTGCCGCTGAACTCCACCGGTGGCGGCGTCGCCTCCGAGACCGGGGCGCTGCCCGGCTCCCTCGTCCGCATCGGCCCGGCCACGCTCACGGCCGAGGCCCCCAAGGAGGTGGAGGCATGA